The following is a genomic window from Bos taurus isolate L1 Dominette 01449 registration number 42190680 breed Hereford chromosome 11, ARS-UCD2.0, whole genome shotgun sequence.
CTGGGTGGGAGAGGTCACTCACTCTGTGTCAGGGTGACTGTGGCGGCGGCTGCAGTGGCTGTGGGTCCAAGGGCCACGGGGTGGATCTCTGCGGTACTGGGCAAGCTGATAATGGTGGCCTCACCCAGCAGGTTGCAGATGCGTTGTTGCATGGGGGTGAGCAGTACAGGGGCCACAGCGGGGCCACCGGCGCCACTGCCACCGCCTGTCCCGGGCCCACCTGCTCCATCTTCCTCAGTGGGCCCTGGGGCCTCGCCACCCTCTACGGCCGCCCGGACCTGGGCAACCTTGCGACGGACCTCGGTCTTGAGGTCGGACCACTTCTTCTTGACCTCGGGCAGCTCCCGGCGGCAGGTGGCCACGGCATTGACCCTTCTCAGAATGCCGTGCCACGCCGCACTCTTGGCAGCCAGAGGGACGCCGGCGTTGAAGTGGTTCACCAGCAGGTGCTTCTTCAGTTCCAGCTCCTCCACGATGATCTCCACCTCACGCTCAGAGAagttcatcttccttttcttggCGGGAACGG
Proteins encoded in this region:
- the NAIF1 gene encoding nuclear apoptosis-inducing factor 1 produces the protein MAVPAKKRKMNFSEREVEIIVEELELKKHLLVNHFNAGVPLAAKSAAWHGILRRVNAVATCRRELPEVKKKWSDLKTEVRRKVAQVRAAVEGGEAPGPTEEDGAGGPGTGGGSGAGGPAVAPVLLTPMQQRICNLLGEATIISLPSTAEIHPVALGPTATAAAATVTLTQIPTETTYHTLEEGVVEYCTAEAPPPLPAEAPVEMMAQHADTSVKPQALKSRIALNSAKLIQEQRVTNLHVKEIAQHLEQQNDLLQMIRRSQEVQACAQERQAQAMEGTQAALSVLIQVLRPMIKDFRRYLQSNMPNPATASEPGQVAQNGQPDSIIQ